The DNA region AAGTATCTGCCTTTTTGTAAACTTCTTCAAGACAAATATAGATATCTCCAATTATTTCGTCATCAAATATTGGGAAAGTTAATACATCGGTTGCAGTTTCTTTGTTCCGATACTTTTGATTGAGTTCTTGCATTTCTTCACTGGTTATAAAGCTAACTGAAAGCTCTCCTTCTGGAAAAAGGGATCTTTTTTTTATATGATCAATGGTTTTTTGTATAAGTTCTTCAAAAGCAGAACTTGCAGTGTCGCTAAAATTAATTTGTAAGTTCATTGGTTATTTTTCTTGATCCGGATATTTTATTCTAGAATGATACTGGTTGCTGATTACATTGCTAAAAGTTTTTTTAATTTTCTCTAAATCAGCAAGCGTAATGTCTGAATTACTTAGCTGATGATCGTCTAGTTTTTCTTTAATTATTTTATTAATAATAGACTGTA from Candidatus Margulisiibacteriota bacterium includes:
- the ybeY gene encoding rRNA maturation RNase YbeY, whose translation is MNLQINFSDTASSAFEELIQKTIDHIKKRSLFPEGELSVSFITSEEMQELNQKYRNKETATDVLTFPIFDDEIIGDIYICLEEVYKKADTYRINRNEQLIMTLAHAFAHLTGYDHNDDQEREIMEDYEDFLLKKYL